Proteins co-encoded in one Chaetodon auriga isolate fChaAug3 chromosome 9, fChaAug3.hap1, whole genome shotgun sequence genomic window:
- the klhl3 gene encoding kelch-like protein 3 isoform X2 has protein sequence MDGVSLGLVATPASPRPNCTTDSEEDTVNGGMHTFNQTHMRKAFQIMNDLRSKKMLCDVQLVAGSVEVPAHRVVLASCSPYFCAMFTGDMSESKAHQVEIREVDGQTLRKLVDYIYTAEIEVTEDNVQVLLPAASLLQLMDVRQVCCEFLQSQLHPTNCLGIRAFADLHTCTQLLNQSHAYAEQHFSEVVQGEEFLGLSLQQVCSLISSDKLTVSTEEKVFEAMISWIKHDKPARLEYMPKLMEHVRLPLLSRDYLVQIVEEEALIKNNNTCKDFLIEAMKYHLLPAEQRHLIKTDRTRPRTPISIPKVMIVVGGQAPKAIRSVECYDFQEDRWYQVADLPSRRCRAGVVSMAGRVYAVGGFNSSLRERTVDVYDGVRDQWSAVASMQERRSTLGAAVLADLLYAVGGFNGSIGLSTVEAYNYKTNEWMYVASMNTRRSSVGVGVVDGKLYAVGGYDGASRQCLSTVEEYDPVTDQWCYVADMSTRRSGAGVGVLGGQLYAAGGHDGPLVRKSVEVYDPQTNTWRLVCDMNMCRRNAGVCAINGLLYVIGGDDGSCNLSSVEFYNPATDKWSLIPTNMSNGRSYAGVAVIDKPL, from the exons TCTGGTGGCCACACCGGCCTCACCACGTCCAAACTGCACCACGGATTCAGAGGAGGACACGGTGAATGGAGGGATGCACACCTTCAACCAGACGCACATGAGGAAGGCTTTCCAGATCATGAACGACCTGAGGAG TAAAAAAATGCTGTGTGACGTCCAGCTGGTGGCGGGGAGCGTCGAAGTGCCAGCTCACAGGGTGGTCCTGGCGTCCTGTAGCCCCTACTTCTGTGCCATGttcacag gtgACATGAGTGAGAGCAAAGCCCATCAGGTGGAGATCAGGGAGGTGGACGGACAGACCCTGAGAAAACTGGTTGACTACATCTACACAGCTGAGATAGAGGTCACTGAGGACAACGTGCAG GTTCTGCTGCCAGCAgccagcctcctccagctgatgGATGTTCGTCAGGTTTGTTGTGAGTTCCTGCAGTCTCAGCTCCACCCCACCAACTGTCTGGGCATCAGAGCCTTTGCTGACCTGCACACATGTACGCAGCTTCTCAACCAGTCCCACGCATACGCCG agCAGCATTTCTCTGAGGTGGTGCAGGGAGAGGAGTTTCTGGGCctttctctgcagcaggtgtgcagcCTCATCTCCAGCGACAAGCTCACCGTTTCCACAGAGGAGAAG GTGTTTGAGGCGATGATATCTTGGATCAAGCACGATAAACCAGCTCGTCTGGAGTACATGCCCAAACTGATGGAGCATGTCAGACTTCCACTGCTGTCCAGGGATTACCTGGTGCAG ATTGTGGAGGAAGAGGCTTTGATAAAGAACAACAACACCTGCAAAGATTTTCTCATCGAAGCGATGAAGTATCACCTGCTTCCAGCCGAGCAGCGGCACCTCATCAAGACAGACCGGACCCGACCGCGAACCCCTATCAGCATCccaaaa GTGATGATCGTGGTGGGCGGTCAGGCTCCGAAGGCGATCCGCAGTGTGGAGTGTTACGACTTCCAGGAGGATCGATGGTACCAAGTAGCCGACCTTCCATCGAGACGCTGCCGGGCAG gtgtggtTTCCATGGCAGGTCGTGTGTATGCAGTCGGGGGGTTCAACAGTTCGCTGCGGGAGCGAACAGTGGACGTGTACGACGGGGTCAGAGACCAGTGGAGTGCGGTGGCCAGCATGCAGGAGAGACGCAGTACTCTGGGAGCTGCTGTGTTGGCGGATTTGCTCTACGCCGTGGGGGGCTTTAACGGAAGTAtag GGCTGTCCACCGTCGAAGCCTACAATTATAAAACCAACGAGTGGATGTATGTGGCCTCCATGAACACACGACGCAGCAGTGTGGGCGTCGGGGTGGTCGATG gtaAGTTATATGCAGTAGGAGGTTACGATGGAGCATCTCGACAGTGTCTCAGTACGGTGGAGGAGTACGACCCCGTCACTGATCAGTGGTGCTACGTAGCTGACATGAGCACACGGCGCAGTggagcag GGGTGGGTGTGTTGGGCGGTCAGCTGTATGCAGCAGGAGGACATGACGGTCCTCTGGTGAGGAAGAGCGTCGAGGTGTACGACCCGCAGACCAACACGTGGAGACTGGTCTGTGACATGAACATGTGCCGGCGAAACGCAG GTGTCTGTGCCATTAACGGGCTGCTGTACGTGATTGGAGGGGACGACGGGTCGTGTAACCTCTCCTCTGTAGAGTTTTACAACCCGGCCACAGACAAGTGGAGCCTCATTCCCACCAACATGAGCAATGGACGCAGCTATGCTG GAGTCGCAGTGATTGACAAGCCGCTATGA
- the klhl3 gene encoding kelch-like protein 3 isoform X3, which translates to MHTFNQTHMRKAFQIMNDLRSKKMLCDVQLVAGSVEVPAHRVVLASCSPYFCAMFTGDMSESKAHQVEIREVDGQTLRKLVDYIYTAEIEVTEDNVQVLLPAASLLQLMDVRQVCCEFLQSQLHPTNCLGIRAFADLHTCTQLLNQSHAYAEQHFSEVVQGEEFLGLSLQQVCSLISSDKLTVSTEEKVFEAMISWIKHDKPARLEYMPKLMEHVRLPLLSRDYLVQIVEEEALIKNNNTCKDFLIEAMKYHLLPAEQRHLIKTDRTRPRTPISIPKVMIVVGGQAPKAIRSVECYDFQEDRWYQVADLPSRRCRAGVVSMAGRVYAVGGFNSSLRERTVDVYDGVRDQWSAVASMQERRSTLGAAVLADLLYAVGGFNGSIGLSTVEAYNYKTNEWMYVASMNTRRSSVGVGVVDGKLYAVGGYDGASRQCLSTVEEYDPVTDQWCYVADMSTRRSGAGVGVLGGQLYAAGGHDGPLVRKSVEVYDPQTNTWRLVCDMNMCRRNAGVCAINGLLYVIGGDDGSCNLSSVEFYNPATDKWSLIPTNMSNGRSYAGVAVIDKPL; encoded by the exons ATGCACACCTTCAACCAGACGCACATGAGGAAGGCTTTCCAGATCATGAACGACCTGAGGAG TAAAAAAATGCTGTGTGACGTCCAGCTGGTGGCGGGGAGCGTCGAAGTGCCAGCTCACAGGGTGGTCCTGGCGTCCTGTAGCCCCTACTTCTGTGCCATGttcacag gtgACATGAGTGAGAGCAAAGCCCATCAGGTGGAGATCAGGGAGGTGGACGGACAGACCCTGAGAAAACTGGTTGACTACATCTACACAGCTGAGATAGAGGTCACTGAGGACAACGTGCAG GTTCTGCTGCCAGCAgccagcctcctccagctgatgGATGTTCGTCAGGTTTGTTGTGAGTTCCTGCAGTCTCAGCTCCACCCCACCAACTGTCTGGGCATCAGAGCCTTTGCTGACCTGCACACATGTACGCAGCTTCTCAACCAGTCCCACGCATACGCCG agCAGCATTTCTCTGAGGTGGTGCAGGGAGAGGAGTTTCTGGGCctttctctgcagcaggtgtgcagcCTCATCTCCAGCGACAAGCTCACCGTTTCCACAGAGGAGAAG GTGTTTGAGGCGATGATATCTTGGATCAAGCACGATAAACCAGCTCGTCTGGAGTACATGCCCAAACTGATGGAGCATGTCAGACTTCCACTGCTGTCCAGGGATTACCTGGTGCAG ATTGTGGAGGAAGAGGCTTTGATAAAGAACAACAACACCTGCAAAGATTTTCTCATCGAAGCGATGAAGTATCACCTGCTTCCAGCCGAGCAGCGGCACCTCATCAAGACAGACCGGACCCGACCGCGAACCCCTATCAGCATCccaaaa GTGATGATCGTGGTGGGCGGTCAGGCTCCGAAGGCGATCCGCAGTGTGGAGTGTTACGACTTCCAGGAGGATCGATGGTACCAAGTAGCCGACCTTCCATCGAGACGCTGCCGGGCAG gtgtggtTTCCATGGCAGGTCGTGTGTATGCAGTCGGGGGGTTCAACAGTTCGCTGCGGGAGCGAACAGTGGACGTGTACGACGGGGTCAGAGACCAGTGGAGTGCGGTGGCCAGCATGCAGGAGAGACGCAGTACTCTGGGAGCTGCTGTGTTGGCGGATTTGCTCTACGCCGTGGGGGGCTTTAACGGAAGTAtag GGCTGTCCACCGTCGAAGCCTACAATTATAAAACCAACGAGTGGATGTATGTGGCCTCCATGAACACACGACGCAGCAGTGTGGGCGTCGGGGTGGTCGATG gtaAGTTATATGCAGTAGGAGGTTACGATGGAGCATCTCGACAGTGTCTCAGTACGGTGGAGGAGTACGACCCCGTCACTGATCAGTGGTGCTACGTAGCTGACATGAGCACACGGCGCAGTggagcag GGGTGGGTGTGTTGGGCGGTCAGCTGTATGCAGCAGGAGGACATGACGGTCCTCTGGTGAGGAAGAGCGTCGAGGTGTACGACCCGCAGACCAACACGTGGAGACTGGTCTGTGACATGAACATGTGCCGGCGAAACGCAG GTGTCTGTGCCATTAACGGGCTGCTGTACGTGATTGGAGGGGACGACGGGTCGTGTAACCTCTCCTCTGTAGAGTTTTACAACCCGGCCACAGACAAGTGGAGCCTCATTCCCACCAACATGAGCAATGGACGCAGCTATGCTG GAGTCGCAGTGATTGACAAGCCGCTATGA
- the klhl3 gene encoding kelch-like protein 3 isoform X4, translating to MDGVSLGHCLSCLTSLVATPASPRPNCTTDSEEDTVNGGMHTFNQTHMRKAFQIMNDLRSKKMLCDVQLVAGSVEVPAHRVVLASCSPYFCAMFTGDMSESKAHQVEIREVDGQTLRKLVDYIYTAEIEVTEDNVQVLLPAASLLQLMDVRQVCCEFLQSQLHPTNCLGIRAFADLHTCTQLLNQSHAYAEQHFSEVVQGEEFLGLSLQQVCSLISSDKLTVSTEEKVFEAMISWIKHDKPARLEYMPKLMEHVRLPLLSRDYLVQIVEEEALIKNNNTCKDFLIEAMKYHLLPAEQRHLIKTDRTRPRTPISIPKVMIVVGGQAPKAIRSVECYDFQEDRWYQVADLPSRRCRAGVVSMAGRVYAVGGFNSSLRERTVDVYDGVRDQWSAVASMQERRSTLGAAVLADLLYAVGGFNGSIGLSTVEAYNYKTNEWMYVASMNTRRSSVGVGVVDGKLYAVGGYDGASRQCLSTVEEYDPVTDQWCYVADMSTRRSGAGVGVLGGQLYAAGGHDGPLVRKSVEVYDPQTNTWRLVCDMNMCRRNAGVCAINGLLYVIGGDDGSCNLSSVEFYNPATDKWSLIPTNMSNGRSYAGVAVIDKPL from the exons ACACTGCCTCTCATGTCTCACCAGTCTGGTGGCCACACCGGCCTCACCACGTCCAAACTGCACCACGGATTCAGAGGAGGACACGGTGAATGGAGGGATGCACACCTTCAACCAGACGCACATGAGGAAGGCTTTCCAGATCATGAACGACCTGAGGAG TAAAAAAATGCTGTGTGACGTCCAGCTGGTGGCGGGGAGCGTCGAAGTGCCAGCTCACAGGGTGGTCCTGGCGTCCTGTAGCCCCTACTTCTGTGCCATGttcacag gtgACATGAGTGAGAGCAAAGCCCATCAGGTGGAGATCAGGGAGGTGGACGGACAGACCCTGAGAAAACTGGTTGACTACATCTACACAGCTGAGATAGAGGTCACTGAGGACAACGTGCAG GTTCTGCTGCCAGCAgccagcctcctccagctgatgGATGTTCGTCAGGTTTGTTGTGAGTTCCTGCAGTCTCAGCTCCACCCCACCAACTGTCTGGGCATCAGAGCCTTTGCTGACCTGCACACATGTACGCAGCTTCTCAACCAGTCCCACGCATACGCCG agCAGCATTTCTCTGAGGTGGTGCAGGGAGAGGAGTTTCTGGGCctttctctgcagcaggtgtgcagcCTCATCTCCAGCGACAAGCTCACCGTTTCCACAGAGGAGAAG GTGTTTGAGGCGATGATATCTTGGATCAAGCACGATAAACCAGCTCGTCTGGAGTACATGCCCAAACTGATGGAGCATGTCAGACTTCCACTGCTGTCCAGGGATTACCTGGTGCAG ATTGTGGAGGAAGAGGCTTTGATAAAGAACAACAACACCTGCAAAGATTTTCTCATCGAAGCGATGAAGTATCACCTGCTTCCAGCCGAGCAGCGGCACCTCATCAAGACAGACCGGACCCGACCGCGAACCCCTATCAGCATCccaaaa GTGATGATCGTGGTGGGCGGTCAGGCTCCGAAGGCGATCCGCAGTGTGGAGTGTTACGACTTCCAGGAGGATCGATGGTACCAAGTAGCCGACCTTCCATCGAGACGCTGCCGGGCAG gtgtggtTTCCATGGCAGGTCGTGTGTATGCAGTCGGGGGGTTCAACAGTTCGCTGCGGGAGCGAACAGTGGACGTGTACGACGGGGTCAGAGACCAGTGGAGTGCGGTGGCCAGCATGCAGGAGAGACGCAGTACTCTGGGAGCTGCTGTGTTGGCGGATTTGCTCTACGCCGTGGGGGGCTTTAACGGAAGTAtag GGCTGTCCACCGTCGAAGCCTACAATTATAAAACCAACGAGTGGATGTATGTGGCCTCCATGAACACACGACGCAGCAGTGTGGGCGTCGGGGTGGTCGATG gtaAGTTATATGCAGTAGGAGGTTACGATGGAGCATCTCGACAGTGTCTCAGTACGGTGGAGGAGTACGACCCCGTCACTGATCAGTGGTGCTACGTAGCTGACATGAGCACACGGCGCAGTggagcag GGGTGGGTGTGTTGGGCGGTCAGCTGTATGCAGCAGGAGGACATGACGGTCCTCTGGTGAGGAAGAGCGTCGAGGTGTACGACCCGCAGACCAACACGTGGAGACTGGTCTGTGACATGAACATGTGCCGGCGAAACGCAG GTGTCTGTGCCATTAACGGGCTGCTGTACGTGATTGGAGGGGACGACGGGTCGTGTAACCTCTCCTCTGTAGAGTTTTACAACCCGGCCACAGACAAGTGGAGCCTCATTCCCACCAACATGAGCAATGGACGCAGCTATGCTG GAGTCGCAGTGATTGACAAGCCGCTATGA
- the klhl3 gene encoding kelch-like protein 3 isoform X1, whose amino-acid sequence MWMWMMSHFFVYFLPPALSLVATPASPRPNCTTDSEEDTVNGGMHTFNQTHMRKAFQIMNDLRSKKMLCDVQLVAGSVEVPAHRVVLASCSPYFCAMFTGDMSESKAHQVEIREVDGQTLRKLVDYIYTAEIEVTEDNVQVLLPAASLLQLMDVRQVCCEFLQSQLHPTNCLGIRAFADLHTCTQLLNQSHAYAEQHFSEVVQGEEFLGLSLQQVCSLISSDKLTVSTEEKVFEAMISWIKHDKPARLEYMPKLMEHVRLPLLSRDYLVQIVEEEALIKNNNTCKDFLIEAMKYHLLPAEQRHLIKTDRTRPRTPISIPKVMIVVGGQAPKAIRSVECYDFQEDRWYQVADLPSRRCRAGVVSMAGRVYAVGGFNSSLRERTVDVYDGVRDQWSAVASMQERRSTLGAAVLADLLYAVGGFNGSIGLSTVEAYNYKTNEWMYVASMNTRRSSVGVGVVDGKLYAVGGYDGASRQCLSTVEEYDPVTDQWCYVADMSTRRSGAGVGVLGGQLYAAGGHDGPLVRKSVEVYDPQTNTWRLVCDMNMCRRNAGVCAINGLLYVIGGDDGSCNLSSVEFYNPATDKWSLIPTNMSNGRSYAGVAVIDKPL is encoded by the exons ATGTGGATGTGgatgatgtcacatttttttgtttacttcctgCCACCTGCTCTCAG TCTGGTGGCCACACCGGCCTCACCACGTCCAAACTGCACCACGGATTCAGAGGAGGACACGGTGAATGGAGGGATGCACACCTTCAACCAGACGCACATGAGGAAGGCTTTCCAGATCATGAACGACCTGAGGAG TAAAAAAATGCTGTGTGACGTCCAGCTGGTGGCGGGGAGCGTCGAAGTGCCAGCTCACAGGGTGGTCCTGGCGTCCTGTAGCCCCTACTTCTGTGCCATGttcacag gtgACATGAGTGAGAGCAAAGCCCATCAGGTGGAGATCAGGGAGGTGGACGGACAGACCCTGAGAAAACTGGTTGACTACATCTACACAGCTGAGATAGAGGTCACTGAGGACAACGTGCAG GTTCTGCTGCCAGCAgccagcctcctccagctgatgGATGTTCGTCAGGTTTGTTGTGAGTTCCTGCAGTCTCAGCTCCACCCCACCAACTGTCTGGGCATCAGAGCCTTTGCTGACCTGCACACATGTACGCAGCTTCTCAACCAGTCCCACGCATACGCCG agCAGCATTTCTCTGAGGTGGTGCAGGGAGAGGAGTTTCTGGGCctttctctgcagcaggtgtgcagcCTCATCTCCAGCGACAAGCTCACCGTTTCCACAGAGGAGAAG GTGTTTGAGGCGATGATATCTTGGATCAAGCACGATAAACCAGCTCGTCTGGAGTACATGCCCAAACTGATGGAGCATGTCAGACTTCCACTGCTGTCCAGGGATTACCTGGTGCAG ATTGTGGAGGAAGAGGCTTTGATAAAGAACAACAACACCTGCAAAGATTTTCTCATCGAAGCGATGAAGTATCACCTGCTTCCAGCCGAGCAGCGGCACCTCATCAAGACAGACCGGACCCGACCGCGAACCCCTATCAGCATCccaaaa GTGATGATCGTGGTGGGCGGTCAGGCTCCGAAGGCGATCCGCAGTGTGGAGTGTTACGACTTCCAGGAGGATCGATGGTACCAAGTAGCCGACCTTCCATCGAGACGCTGCCGGGCAG gtgtggtTTCCATGGCAGGTCGTGTGTATGCAGTCGGGGGGTTCAACAGTTCGCTGCGGGAGCGAACAGTGGACGTGTACGACGGGGTCAGAGACCAGTGGAGTGCGGTGGCCAGCATGCAGGAGAGACGCAGTACTCTGGGAGCTGCTGTGTTGGCGGATTTGCTCTACGCCGTGGGGGGCTTTAACGGAAGTAtag GGCTGTCCACCGTCGAAGCCTACAATTATAAAACCAACGAGTGGATGTATGTGGCCTCCATGAACACACGACGCAGCAGTGTGGGCGTCGGGGTGGTCGATG gtaAGTTATATGCAGTAGGAGGTTACGATGGAGCATCTCGACAGTGTCTCAGTACGGTGGAGGAGTACGACCCCGTCACTGATCAGTGGTGCTACGTAGCTGACATGAGCACACGGCGCAGTggagcag GGGTGGGTGTGTTGGGCGGTCAGCTGTATGCAGCAGGAGGACATGACGGTCCTCTGGTGAGGAAGAGCGTCGAGGTGTACGACCCGCAGACCAACACGTGGAGACTGGTCTGTGACATGAACATGTGCCGGCGAAACGCAG GTGTCTGTGCCATTAACGGGCTGCTGTACGTGATTGGAGGGGACGACGGGTCGTGTAACCTCTCCTCTGTAGAGTTTTACAACCCGGCCACAGACAAGTGGAGCCTCATTCCCACCAACATGAGCAATGGACGCAGCTATGCTG GAGTCGCAGTGATTGACAAGCCGCTATGA